Below is a genomic region from Candidatus Hydrogenedentota bacterium.
CGAGTACTGCGTGGACCTCGCACAGATCTCGGCCTTCCTGGGCGAGACGCAACCCGACGTCTGCGACACGCTCGATATCGGCCAGGACGGGCCGACCCGGCGCAAGTTCCTGGCGCGGCTCCAGGGCGAGATCACGAAGCGCGGCACCATCGACGTGCTGC
It encodes:
- a CDS encoding type I restriction endonuclease subunit R; amino-acid sequence: MTTDTSERGLERLICTALAGAACDPGTVKAEAIRERPAAYGAGWICGDPGDYDREYCVDLAQISAFLGETQPDVCDTLDIGQDGPTRRKFLARLQGEITKRGTIDVL